The Planctomicrobium piriforme genome includes the window ATCGAAGACGCTCGCGGCTTCGGCATGGCCGTAGTCGACGCGGTGAATGCGGGGCCACTGCGGCCACGGATTATTCGTCGCGCGATGCTCAGGCGACTGCGACACGAGTTCGAAATTGACCAGGCTTTTGCAGCCATGTCGCAGGCTGGTCCCCAGGCAGTCGTTCCCGGTATCCCCCCCGCCGATCACGATGACGTGCTTGTCTTTGGCGGAGATGTAGTTGCCGTCGCCATGTTCGGAATCGAGCAGGCTTTTCGTATTCGCATGGAGAAACTCCATCGCGAAGTGAATCCCCTTCAGCGAACGACCGGGGGTCTTGGCGAAGAAGTCGTTCGGGACGGTAGCGCCCGTCGCCAGAATCACGGAGTCGAACTTGTCGGTCAGTTCTTTCGCCGAGATGTCTTTCCCAATCGCCGTGTTGACGACGAACTTGACTCCTTCATCCTGCAGCAGCTTGATCCGCCGTTCGACCATCCACTTTTCGAGCTTCATGTTCGGAATGCCGTACATGAGCAGACCGCCAATGCGGTCGGACCGTTCGTAAACGGTGCATTCGTGGCCGGCACTGTTGAGCTGTGCTGCCGCCGCCAGTCCGGCGGGACCGGAGCCGACAATCGCGACCTTCTTGCCGGTCCGCTGCGTCGGCGGATTGGGAAGAATCCAGCCTTCCGCCCAGCCGCGGTCGACGATGTTCTTTTCAATCGTCTTGATGGCGACAGGAGGCTCGTGAATCCCCAGCGTGCAAGATCCTTCACACGGGGCCGGACAGACTCGCCCGGTGAACTCGGGGAAGTTGTTCGTCGAATGCAAACGGTCGAGCGCCTCGCGCCAGTCGTTGTGATAGACGAGGTCGTTCCACTCGGGAATCAGGTTATGCACCGGGCAGCCTGCGGCCATGCCGGCCATCAGGTCGCCGGTATGGCAGAACGGGATACCGCAATCCATGCAGCGCGCTCCCTGCTGCTGCAGGACTTTCAATTCGATCTTCTCCGCGAACTCGTTCCAGTCCTTGAGTCGGTCCAGGGGATCGCGCTCCGCCGCAGTCTGGCGGGCGTATTCCATAAATCCAGTCGGCTTGCCCATGCGATCAAGTCTTTAGTTGTCAGTAGTCAGTGATCAGGTGTCAGTAGAACGCCGCGATTGCTGCCGCATGCCAGATGATTACACCACCAGAGCTGCTTCCTCGCCGGCGTTTTCTCCGGCTGCTGCGGCTTTGAGTTCTTCCATGACCCGTTTGTAGTCGCGGGGCATGACTTTCACGAACTGCGGCAGGCAACTGTCCCAGTTGTCGAGAATCTTCTGTGCCACCGTCGAACCGGTGTACATCTGGTGCTTCTCGATCAGCTCTTTCAGTTCGGCCACGTCGTCCATGTCTTCGACCGTTTCAAAATCGACAAGTTCGAAGTTGGTGTTCATTCGCAGTTCGTCGGCGTCAGGTGCATAGACATAGGCCACGCCCCCGGACATGCCTGCGGCGAAGTTTCGCCCGGTCGGTCCGAGGACCACCACGCGGCCGCCGGTCATGTATTCGAGACCATGGTCGCCGACCCCTTCGACAACGGCCTTCGCTCCCGAGTTGCGAACGCAGAACCGTTCCGCCGCGATGCCGCGGAAGTACGCTTCGCCAACCGTCGCCCCATAGAGCGCGACGTTGCCGATGATGATGTTCTTCTCGGCGTCGAAAGTGCTTTCTTCAGGCGGGTAGACGATGATCTTGCCGCCTGAGAGTCCTTTGCCGACGTAGTCGTTCGCATCGCCGATGACTTCAATCGTCACGCCGCGCACAGCCCAGGCGCCAAGCGACTGGCCGGCCGAACCGCGACACCGCAGACGGATCGTGTCTTCCGGCATCCCTTCGGCGCCCCAGATCTTGGAGACCTCGTGGCTCAGGCTGGTGCCGAAGGCGCGGTCGATGTTCTGGATGTCGACGTCCAGCAGCAGCGGCTGCGCCTTTTCGATCGCTTCCTTGCAGCAGGGGATCAGCAGCTTCTGGTCGAGCGTTTCTTCCAGACCGTGATTCTGCACCTGCATGCAGTGCTGGCCGGCATTGGGATACGGGCTAGTCGCCTTGGTCAGCACCAGCGACAGGTCGAGGTGCTTGGCCTTCCAGTGATCGATGTCTTTGTTCCATTCGATCATGTCGGCGCGGCCGACCATCTCATCGATGGTGCGGAAGCCGAGCTGTGCCATGATTTCACGAGCGTCTTCCGCCACCATGAACAGGTAGTTGATGACGTGCTCCGCCTGACCGTTGAACTTGGTCCGAAGTTCCGGATCCTGAGTCGCCACTCCCACCGGACAGGTGTTGAGGTGACACTTCCGCATCATGATGCAGCCGATGGTGATCAGCGGGGCAGTCGCGAAGCCGAATTCCTCGGCCCCCAGCATGCAACCAATGACCACGTCGCGACCGGTTTTGAGCTGACCGTCGGTTTCGAGCCGCACGCGGCTGCGCAGATCGTTCATCACCAGCGTCTGGTGTGCTTCGGCAATCCCGAGTTCCCAGGGGAGACCGGCGTGCTTGATGCTGGTGAGCGGGCTGGCCCCGGTACCGCCGCCGTCGCCTGAGACCAGAATCTTGTCGGCATGTCCTTTCGAGACGCCGGCTGCGATGGTCCCGACCCCGACTTCCGACACCAGCTTCACGCTCACGCGGGCACTGGGGTTGGAGTTCTTCAGGTCGAAGATCAACTGCGCGAGGTCTTCGATCGAATAAATGTCGTGATGCGGAGGAGGACTGATCAGCCCCACGCCCGGCGTGGCATGCCGGGTGGCGGCGATGATCTTGTCGACCTTGTGGCCGGGGAGTTCTCCCCCTTCACCGGGCTTGGCTCCCTGGGCGATCTTGATCTGCAGTTCGTCAGCGTTGGTGAGATACCACGACGTGACGCCGAAACGGCCGGAAGCCACCTGCTTAATCGCAGACCGCTTGCTGTCGCCGTTCCCCATCCGCTCGAAGCGGCCGTAGTCTTCGCCCCCTTCGCCGGTATTGCTCTTCCCGCCGAGGCGGTTCATGGCAATGGCGATGGTCTCGTGCGCTTCCGCCGAGATCGAGCCGTAGCTCATCGCGCCGGTACAAAACCGTTTGACGATCTTGACGGCAGGTTCGACCTCTTCCAACGGAATCGGATTCCCCTTCTTGAACCGCATCAACCCGCGGAGCGTTCCCTGCCGCTGATTGCTGTCGTTCACAAGGTGCGCGAACCGCTTGTATGCATCCTTATCGCCGGCCCGGGCCGCCTGTTGAATCTCTGCAATGGTGTACGGATTCCAGCCGTGCTTCTCGCCGCCGTGACGCCAATGCACGAGCCCCATATTGGGCAACACCGGCAGCGGCTTCGA containing:
- a CDS encoding glutamate synthase subunit beta, which translates into the protein MGKPTGFMEYARQTAAERDPLDRLKDWNEFAEKIELKVLQQQGARCMDCGIPFCHTGDLMAGMAAGCPVHNLIPEWNDLVYHNDWREALDRLHSTNNFPEFTGRVCPAPCEGSCTLGIHEPPVAIKTIEKNIVDRGWAEGWILPNPPTQRTGKKVAIVGSGPAGLAAAAQLNSAGHECTVYERSDRIGGLLMYGIPNMKLEKWMVERRIKLLQDEGVKFVVNTAIGKDISAKELTDKFDSVILATGATVPNDFFAKTPGRSLKGIHFAMEFLHANTKSLLDSEHGDGNYISAKDKHVIVIGGGDTGNDCLGTSLRHGCKSLVNFELVSQSPEHRATNNPWPQWPRIHRVDYGHAEAASVFDYSQDPQKTLKNDPREYSIQTVEFLGDDQGNLRALKTVKVDWSKPSGNGAPFTVVPDTEQEWPADLCFLALGFRGPEQIVGEQLGIATDKRTNFQADYGKYATNIPGVFAAGDCRRGQSLIVWAINEGREAARECDRYLMGKSKLP